In Polyangiaceae bacterium, the genomic window GCTCGATGGCGTCGAAGAGCGTGTCGGCGCTCAAGCTCTCGGCCAGGACCACGGTGCGGCTGGTGTGGCCGAGCCCCCAGTTCGCGTAGTGGTTGTCGTGCGACGCCGTCGGCGCGATGCGGAAGCCGCGGGTCAGGAAGAAGTCGAAGTCGCCGAGGCGCGTGCGGCGAATGATGCTGCCGGGGTTCGAGAGGTCTTCCACCAAGCTGGGGTTCTCGGGCACCTCGCCGCCCAGATCGGTGCCGCGGCCCAGGGTCACCTCCATGCTGCGCACGTAGGGGGCGGCGCTCGCCCAGACCGCGGCCAGGGTCTTGTCCACGATGGCCGGGTCGGGGAGCGCCGTGCCCGCGATCCACGACGGGCGCACGTCCTTCAGCGGGGCGAAGTCGTCGATGCCGTAGTCGTTGAACTTGTTGCCGCGCTCGCTGGCCTTCGGGATGTCGGTGAGGGGGACGCCGAAGAGCATGTCCCAGTTGCCCTCCAGGCTGTCCTCGCTGGTCTTGAAGGTCTTGGGGTGGTTCAGCATCACCAGCGGGCGGTCGCCGGCGGCCTCGCGCTCGGGCAGGTACTTCCCGTAGAACTGATCGAAGCGGCCGCGCTCGGTCTTGGCGATGGCGGCGGAGCCGACCACGCCCACGTGGTTGCCCAGGCTGTTGGTGCTCCACTCCATGCCGGCCAGGGCGACGAAGCTCGGCGTGGTGGTGGCCAGGGCGGCCTCCCGGAGCGCGGCGAAGCCCGCCTCGCTCATGTTGGAGCCGTCGTTGCCGGCGCCGTCGTCGTGGCAATGGGGCGAGAGCGCCTGGAAGTCGAGCTGGCCCGCGTCGCGGGAGTACTCGAACGCGTCGCGCGCCGCCGCGCCCACGTCGCTCGGCACGCTGACCGGGACGACCTGGCCGCTCGAGTCCTTCTTCTCCGCCTTGCCGTCATCGAGCAAGACGCCGTTCTGCTCCGCGTGGAAGTGCGCGTGCAGGTTGCCGAAGTAGGCGTGGCTCTGCTCGACGTGCTGCTCTGCGGCGTTCCGGCCCGAGTCGAGGGACTCCGCGGTCAAGGACCAGGTCCAGAGCCGGTGGTAGAGCTCGCGCATGCGCTCCATCACCCGGGGGTGATCGACCACCACGTAGTTCTCGAAGTTGTTGAAGAACGCGCTGCCCGACCAGTTGCCGGAGCCGTCCACCATCTGGCGGCCGTCGATGATCACCAGCTTGTGGTGCAAGAGCTGGTAGGCCGCCTCGTTGACGCGCTTGTAGCGCACGCGACCGCCGGCGGCGGCGAGCTCGTTCCAGACCGTCCCGGTGTGGGCGGCGCGCTCCGGGGCGTTGAGCAGCACCCGCACGCGCACGCCGCGCTGGGCGGCGTTGCGGAGCTCCTTCACCAGATCGGTGAAGGTCAGGTGGTGCATGATCACGTCCACGCTCTTCTTCGCGCCCTTGATGCGCTCCTTCAAGAGCTTCACCGGCGCGGTGGAGGGCGTGAACGCGACGGCCGGGTTCGAGCAGGCGCCGGCGGCGGCGTGGTCGCTGTCCCAGATCGCGGAAAAGTGGCAGGAAAAACCCTGGATCAGCGGGTGGTCCGCGCTGCCGCGCAGCAGGATGGCGTTCTCTTCGTTGATGGTGGTGCCGGTGGACGAGTAGTTGTTGCTGCCGTTCAGCAGCGTCTTGCCGTCCACGAGCAAGAACTTGGCGTGCAGGATCCCGGCGCCCTCCGGGCCGCTCGGCTTGCCGGCGACGAAGCGCACGTCGATGCCTTGGCCGGCCAGAGCGGTGGCCTTCGAGTCGGGCACGTTCTGAGCCGAGTCGATGGCCAGGCGGACCTTCACGCCGCGGCCGTGCGCGCGCAGGAGCGCGTCGGCGATCTCGGACACGCTGAAGGTGAACTGCGAGACGTCCACCGACTTGGTCGCGCCGTCGATCAGCGCGACGGTCTTCGCGACCATGGGTGAGCGGGCCTTGAGCACGGCCTTGTCCTGGTCCGTGCAGGTGTCGCAGTAGGGCTCGGTCAGGATCAGCTCGACGTCGTCGCCGGCGCCGGCGCCGGGGCCCAGGCAGCCTTGCTTCGCGCTGCCCTTCCAGATCAAGCCCTCGGACTCGGGGGTGTCGCCGCAGGCCTCGGGATCCGGTCCGCAATCGGGATCGGGGTCTTTACAGTAGCCGTAGGGATCGTCGCAGAAGTCGTTCGCGTCGTCGTACCAGCCGTTGACCGCGCACGGATCGGGCGCGTCGGCCTTGCCCGCGGGGTAGGGCGGCACGCAGCTCGCGCGCGACTCCGGCGCGCCGCAGGCGTCGCCAGCGTCGCTCGCGGTCTCGGTGGCGCAGCCGGGGAGCTGCAGAGACGCGAAGGTCAGGAGAAGTGCCGCGAACCCGAGTCCCAGGTGCCTCATACGACAGTAGCCTACATGCTCTTACATAAGCCCACAAGGTGGAATTGTTCCTGTCATTTCGAGGGCATCGAGCGGCCGGCCGGAGAAATGCTAGCTTCCGCCGCCCGTGCGGAGCTTCGCCCTCGTCACCTTCGGCTGCCAGATGAACGAGCACGACTCGGTGCGCATGGCCGAGGTGCTGAAGAAGGCGGGGCTCGTCGAGGCAGCGAGCGCGGAGCAGGCCGACGTGGTCCTGGTGAACACGTGCAGCGTGCGCGAGAAGGCCGAGCACAAGCTCAGGAGCGAGGTGGGCCGGCTGGTCCAGTGGAAGCGCGAGCGCCCGGGGCTGGTGGTGGGCGTGGCCGGCTGCGTGGCGCAGCAGGAGGGGGAGAAGCTGCTCGCTCGCGTTCCGGAGCTCGATCTGGTGTTCGGCCCGGACAACATCCCGGAGCTGCCGGGGCTGCTCGCCGAGCTCGAGGCCGGCGCGCCGCCGCGCGTGCGCACCGTGCACGATCTCGACGAGCCGCACTTCCTCCGCGCCGACGCCGAGAAGGGGCAGGTGGGGGCCGCGGCTCACGTGACGGTGATGAAGGGCTGCAACGAACGCTGCTCGTTCTGCATCGTGCCGCACACCCGGGGCCCGGAGCGCTACCGCCCGAGCCACGAGATCGTGGACGAGGTCGCTCGCCTCGTGGACGCTGGCGTGCGCGAGGTGATGCTGCTCGGACAGACCGTGAACAGCTACCGCGATCCCGCGCGCGCCCTCGGGCCCGCGCCCGGCTCGGGCGAGCTTCCCTGGACGCACACCCACCCGACCACGGCGCGTGAAGACGAGAGCGAGTTCGCTTCGCTGGTGCGCGAGATCGCGCGGCAGGTGCCCGGGCTCCGGCGCCTGCGCTACGCGAGCCCCCACCCGCGGCACCTGACGATGAGCCTGATCCGGGCGCATCAGGAGCTTTCCTGCCTGGTCCGGCACGTCCACCTGCCGGTGCAGAGCGGCAGCGATCGCGTGCTCCGGCGCATGATCCGCCGCTATTCGCTGGGCGAGTACCGCGAGCGGGTCGCCGCGCTCCGGGCGGCGGTGCCCGGCGTGACGCTCTCGACGGACGTGATCGTGGGTTTTCCCGGCGAGAGCCGCGAGGACTTCGAGGGCACCCTCGAGCTGGTGCGCGAGATGGGCTTCGTGGGCCTGTTCGGCTTCAAGTACTCGGAGCGGCCGTTCACGCCCGCCGAGAAGCTCGACGACGACGTCTCGGAAGAGGAGAAGAGCGCGCGCCTGGCGGAGCTGTTCGAGCTGTCGGAGTCCATCCGGCGCCGACACCTGGAGTCGCTGGTCGGCTCGACTCGAGAGGTGCTCGCGGTGGGCCCGGGCAAGACCGGCTACACCGGTCGCACCGAGGCCAACGAGATCGTCCACTTCGGCTGCCAGGACAATCCCAGCGGGCAGCTCCTGGGCCTGCGCATCGTGCGCGCCTTCAAGAACTCCCTCGCGGGCGAGCTCCTCGACGCCGCGCGGGCCGCCCCGCTCCGCCCCCTCGGGCCCAAACCCGAAAAACGCCTGCTCCCGGTGGTGACCTGATGGCCCTGGTTCGCGCATACAAAGACCTCACGCCGCGCATCGCGGAGAGCTGCTTTCTGGCCGACAACTGCGTCGTCATCGGCGAGGTCGAGCTCGGCGACGAGGTGAACGTCTGGTACGGCGCGGTGCTGCGCGGCGACTGCGGGCGCATCGTGATCGGCGCCCGCACCAACGTGCAGGATCTGACCATGATCCACATGACCACGGGCATCAGCCACACCGAGATCGGGCAGGACGTCACGGTGGGCCACAACGTGGTGATCCACGGCGCGCGCATCGGCGACCGAGTGCTGGTGGGGATGGGCAGCGTGATCCTGGACAACGTCGAGATCGGGGACGACTGCCTGATCGCGGCCGGCAGCGTGGTGCCGCCGCGCATGAAGATCCCGGCCCGGAGCCTGGTGCGCGGGGCGCCGGCGAAGGTGATCCGCGAGGTGAACGCCGACGAGGCGCTGCTCGGGATCAACGGCGCGGTGAGCTACCTCGGGCTCGCCCGCGAGCACCGCCGCTTGCAGCAGCCGTAGCGCCGGAAGAGTTGCGCCACGACGCCACGACGCCACGACGCCACGAAGGAGAAGAAGAAGCAGAAGATCTTCGTCTTCTCTTCTGACCCGAAGGCTCTGCCGCTCGGGCGCTCGCGGAGGGCGAACGTGCCTCGGGTCCGAGAGAAGAACTGAAATTTCTGTCGTGGCGTCGCTGCGTCGCTGCGTCGTGGCGCAAATTCCTCAGCCGCAGTAGTCGCCGTAGGGGCCAGCCTTGCAGGTCAGGCCGAAGCTCGTGCAGTCCAGCGTCTTGGGCTGGCCCGCCAGGCACACGGGGAGCTGGTTGCCGCTGCACTTGTCGAGGTTCGGATCGCCATGCTTGCACTTTGGTCCAGCCAACACGCAGTGCGGAGCGGGAGCGCTCTCGCAGGTCCCGCCCAGTGCTAGACAGTCGTACTCGGAGAAGAACCCGCCCGAGCAGGTGCGCAGCCGGTTCGAGATGCACTGCACGTCGTCGGTCGAGCAAAATGGCGTGAGGCCGTTCAGGATGCAGTCCTGGACGTTGGCGCTCTGGTCGTTGCCGCAGGTCGCGCCCCAGAACGAGCAGTCCTCGCCGTAAACGAAGTTGCTGACCGCGCCGCAGTACTGCACGACGCTGCCCGAGCAGGTGGTCTGGGTCGCGGTGCAGCTCTGGGCGACCGCGCAGCGCGGCACGCCGGTCGGATCGACGAGGCAGGTCGAGCCCGGGTAGAAGTAGGGGTGATCGCAGTGCACGATCTGGTTGTACTGGCAGTTGTAGACGGATTTACCGTCCGGCGAGCAGGCGCCGGTCGCGGTGCCGCCGTCGGTGGTGCCGCCGTCGAACCCCTGGCAGCGCGGGTCGCTCGGCTGGACGGACTCGTAGGGGAAGCAGCCCGCGGCGGTCGCGCAGCTGGTCGCCTTCGCGGCGCAGCTCAGGCTCTGGGCCTGCTGCGCCACCCCAGGGCGGCCCGGCGGCAGCGGCCCCGTGAGCCGATCGACGCAGATGGGGAACGCGACGTCCTGGAGCGGGATCAGCAGCGAGAAGACGATCGAGTCACCGAGCTTGGGGCAGATCTGGAGCTGGGAGCAGAGCTTCACCGCTTCGCCGAGCGACAAATACCCCGACCCGCTCGGGCCGCCGTCGGCCGCCTGCTTGCCCGTGAAGCCGTCGAGGGACGGACAGCCGGCGAGCAAGAGCGCCGGCAGAGCCCAGAGCGCGCGCTTCATCTTCAGAACCGCCCCCAGAGCGTCGCGCCGCCTGGCCACGGAGAGAGGGTGACCGATGAGCGCTCCTCCGTCGCTGGCTTCGAGGTCGTGAAGTACATGACGGCGCTGGTGGCGAGGAGCGCTCCGCCGATGCCCGCCGCGACGTACGACACGTTGTATAGGCGGTAGACGGAGTCGACCTCGTCCTGGGAGCAGGTGCCCGCTTTACCGCAGCTGTCGTAGAGGGAAGAGCGCTCTTGCAGGGCGACGAAGCCGACGACGCCGGCGCCGGCCAGCGCTGCCGCGCCGATGCCCCCGACGATCCAGGTCGCGGTGCTCGGGCCGGCCGCCGCTCTGGGCTTGGGCTTGGGCTTGGGTTTCGGCGCTTCCTTCTTCGCCAACGTCGCGACCACGATGCGGGCCTTTTCGCCCTCCCGGAACAGGAGCTTCTCCTCGTGAGGCGGCAGCCCTTCGGCCTCGAACAGCACGGTGTGCTCACCGGGGTCCACCTCGACCGCCTTTCCGTCGAGGCGTTCCAGCAAGGGCGCGCCGTCGAACGAGACCTTCACGTCCACCAGATCCTTGCCTTGTCCGTCTTTCGCGCCGAAGACCACGGTGGGGATCAGGCGCTCGAGCTCGGTCAGCCCGGCCTCGCAGTCCTTGCGGACGGCGCCGGGGCAGGTCTTGTCCGCGCACGCGAGCAGCTTCTCGCGTGCCGCGCGGAGCTGCCCTTTCACCTTGGCGAGCTGCCCGTCCTCGGAGGCGGCGATGCACTCGTCGCGCTTCTTCTTCCAGGCCTGCGCGGAGGCGTCGCGCGCGCCGAGCGCCAGCGCGACCGCGAGGCCGGCGAGCGCGAGCCGGCGGGGCGAGGAGGAGCTCACTCCAGGCACTCCTTCTTCCAGATCTTCCGACCCAGGTCGTCGCGGACGAAGGGCACGCTGCAGTCGACGCCCGGCTTGGGCGGTTTGGGGCGCTGCGTCGCGCGCGGCGGGGCTGGGGAAGCGCTCGGCGCCGCGGGGGTGGAAGCGGGCTCCGCGCTCGGAGCTTCGGGCGCGGCGCTCGGGGGTGCGGTCGGCTTCGCGGGCGCCGCGGGCTCGCCGGTCCGGGCGACCGACGCCTCGGGCGGTGCGGCGGCGGGGCTCGGCTCCGCCCGCCCCAGCATCCAGAGCACGGTGCCGAGCGTCACCACCAGGAGCCCGAGGACCGCGGCGAGCAGAGGCACCAGGAGGCGGCTGTGCGTGGGCCCAGGTGGCGTGCTGGTGACGAGGGAGATGGCCGCCGAACGCGAGCCGGTCTGGACCTCGCCGGGAGGCACCGAGGCGAAGGGGGAGGAAGCGAACGCCGGCGTGTCGGCGCGGGTCGCAGGCTCGCTGGCGCGGAGCTCGGCGAGCACGGCGCTCTTGTGGTCGCCGGCGTCGCTGGTCGCGCTCTCGACCTCGGCGACCCGCTCCGCGCGCTCGTGCAAGGTCACGCTGGCGACGCCCTCGACCCAGGCGCTGATCTGAGCCGCGGAGGGCAGAGGGATGCAGTCCTCGAGGGCGAGGGCCATTTCCCGCGCCGTCTGCCAGCGCCGCTCCGGATCGCGCTCCAGGCCCTTCAGGACGACGGCGTCTAGATCAGGCAGGACGTCCGGCGCGAGCGTGCTCGGCGGCGGGATGGGCTTGGTCAGGACCCAGTCGAGCATCGCCGCCTCGTTGT contains:
- a CDS encoding gamma carbonic anhydrase family protein, encoding MVRAYKDLTPRIAESCFLADNCVVIGEVELGDEVNVWYGAVLRGDCGRIVIGARTNVQDLTMIHMTTGISHTEIGQDVTVGHNVVIHGARIGDRVLVGMGSVILDNVEIGDDCLIAAGSVVPPRMKIPARSLVRGAPAKVIREVNADEALLGINGAVSYLGLAREHRRLQQP
- a CDS encoding phosphatidylserine/phosphatidylglycerophosphate/cardiolipin synthase family protein — encoded protein: MRHLGLGFAALLLTFASLQLPGCATETASDAGDACGAPESRASCVPPYPAGKADAPDPCAVNGWYDDANDFCDDPYGYCKDPDPDCGPDPEACGDTPESEGLIWKGSAKQGCLGPGAGAGDDVELILTEPYCDTCTDQDKAVLKARSPMVAKTVALIDGATKSVDVSQFTFSVSEIADALLRAHGRGVKVRLAIDSAQNVPDSKATALAGQGIDVRFVAGKPSGPEGAGILHAKFLLVDGKTLLNGSNNYSSTGTTINEENAILLRGSADHPLIQGFSCHFSAIWDSDHAAAGACSNPAVAFTPSTAPVKLLKERIKGAKKSVDVIMHHLTFTDLVKELRNAAQRGVRVRVLLNAPERAAHTGTVWNELAAAGGRVRYKRVNEAAYQLLHHKLVIIDGRQMVDGSGNWSGSAFFNNFENYVVVDHPRVMERMRELYHRLWTWSLTAESLDSGRNAAEQHVEQSHAYFGNLHAHFHAEQNGVLLDDGKAEKKDSSGQVVPVSVPSDVGAAARDAFEYSRDAGQLDFQALSPHCHDDGAGNDGSNMSEAGFAALREAALATTTPSFVALAGMEWSTNSLGNHVGVVGSAAIAKTERGRFDQFYGKYLPEREAAGDRPLVMLNHPKTFKTSEDSLEGNWDMLFGVPLTDIPKASERGNKFNDYGIDDFAPLKDVRPSWIAGTALPDPAIVDKTLAAVWASAAPYVRSMEVTLGRGTDLGGEVPENPSLVEDLSNPGSIIRRTRLGDFDFFLTRGFRIAPTASHDNHYANWGLGHTSRTVVLAESLSADTLFDAIEQREVYASEDQNLNVRFFVADRVPMGGRTQTPAANLGARVFVADPDYSGPFNLRLFHGTLGGKVELASEQNGVSGGWQSFDLSLAQPGEHFFYVEVLEVQANRAAWTAPIWIERI
- the miaB gene encoding tRNA (N6-isopentenyl adenosine(37)-C2)-methylthiotransferase MiaB is translated as MRSFALVTFGCQMNEHDSVRMAEVLKKAGLVEAASAEQADVVLVNTCSVREKAEHKLRSEVGRLVQWKRERPGLVVGVAGCVAQQEGEKLLARVPELDLVFGPDNIPELPGLLAELEAGAPPRVRTVHDLDEPHFLRADAEKGQVGAAAHVTVMKGCNERCSFCIVPHTRGPERYRPSHEIVDEVARLVDAGVREVMLLGQTVNSYRDPARALGPAPGSGELPWTHTHPTTAREDESEFASLVREIARQVPGLRRLRYASPHPRHLTMSLIRAHQELSCLVRHVHLPVQSGSDRVLRRMIRRYSLGEYRERVAALRAAVPGVTLSTDVIVGFPGESREDFEGTLELVREMGFVGLFGFKYSERPFTPAEKLDDDVSEEEKSARLAELFELSESIRRRHLESLVGSTREVLAVGPGKTGYTGRTEANEIVHFGCQDNPSGQLLGLRIVRAFKNSLAGELLDAARAAPLRPLGPKPEKRLLPVVT
- a CDS encoding serine/threonine protein kinase, with amino-acid sequence MAPVSSPGQPLQVIGRYALFDALAAGGMATVHLGRLLGPVGFARTVAIKRLHEQFAADPEFVTSFLDEARLAARIRHPNVVPTLDVVADQGQLFLVMEYVQGESVSRLLKLLKKRDAVMPLRIAVATVAGALQGLHAAHEARSEKGEALCIVHRDVSPQNILLGADGVPRVLDFGVAKAVGRLHTTHSGGLKGKLAYMSPEQVRGLPVDRRSDVFAASIVLWEMLTHSRLFGADNEAAMLDWVLTKPIPPPSTLAPDVLPDLDAVVLKGLERDPERRWQTAREMALALEDCIPLPSAAQISAWVEGVASVTLHERAERVAEVESATSDAGDHKSAVLAELRASEPATRADTPAFASSPFASVPPGEVQTGSRSAAISLVTSTPPGPTHSRLLVPLLAAVLGLLVVTLGTVLWMLGRAEPSPAAAPPEASVARTGEPAAPAKPTAPPSAAPEAPSAEPASTPAAPSASPAPPRATQRPKPPKPGVDCSVPFVRDDLGRKIWKKECLE